A window of the Maniola hyperantus chromosome 16, iAphHyp1.2, whole genome shotgun sequence genome harbors these coding sequences:
- the LOC117989542 gene encoding connectin-like, with product MERTLARLMYICIIFTLVNEMSIAVQARDNSKRRTKEKSGGFQKNICDITDRDSKVHCYCENTREPRNATKAECWVFNGGIPRDDLIWQSFASQPTLQTLSFNIRVDGALGYVPTKALQYLQKLRSINIKYGNIVDVSTYAFANLTNLKEVSLSQNQVEMLQQYAFAHLPNLTVVNLEENMILEIGRDSFFDVPKLQKLVLTKNNITSISNGAFQHTFNLLELELNKNNIFHLNRHTFDGLANLRKLDLRKNRIYNLTEFTFAELWNLQELLLGKNDLKYISERAFDGLSQLRKLSLDDNKLASLPSGLFEGVRGLSSLDLRSNELHALTFDNIKPILDNLKPSGSNLLLEENNFVCDCRLKWMHSLRNETLSQNTKDSLEGVTCKMDPPIVSSAYNKIPEENSHINQDNIYNGNSVETFAKTNTTDKKMDEYKDALNDISAKKGIKRNVLKIPPETLPCPAETRKTTELPHFIVDPVIPIQNEMKTFRFQEMNGTGNMSVALSLVLWSFCFVFFFT from the exons ATGGAGCGGACACTGGCGAGATTAATGTACATCTGTATTATATTTACACTAGTGAACGAAATGTCGATAGCAGTCCAAGCGAGGGACAATAGTAAGAGACGTACCAAAGAGAAATCGGGCGGCTTTCAAAAGAATATATGCGATATCACAGATCGCGATTCAAAAGTGCACTGCTATTGTGAGAATACGAGAGAGCCCAGAAATGCGACAAAAGCGGAATGCTGGGTATTCAACGGCGGTATACCCCGCGACGACCTCATCTGGCAAAGTTTCGCGTCACAGCCAACTTTGCAAACTTTGTCTTTCAACATCCGTGTCGATGGAGCACTGGGCTACGTGCCGACCAAAGCGCTGCAGTACTTACAGAAACTCAGATCTATAAACATCAAGTACGGCAATATCGTTGATGTTAGCACTTACGCGTTCGCCAACTTGACCAATCTAAAAGAGGTATCACTATCGCAAAACCAAGTTGAAATGCTGCAGCAGTACGCCTTTGCGCATTTACCCAATTTGACAGTGGTGAACTTGGAAGAGAACATGATTCTAGAGATCGGAAGAGACTCGTTCTTCGACGTTCCAAAACTGCAGAAACTAGTGttaaccaaaaataatattacatcaATAAGCAACGGAGCATTCCAACACACATTCAATCTATTGGAGCTGGAATTGAACAAGAACAACATATTCCATTTGAACAGACACACGTTTGATGGATTGGCCAACTTACGGAAATTGGACCTCAGAAAAAACCGCATATACAATTTGACTGAGTTCACTTTCGCCGAACTGTGGAACTTGCAGGAGCTGTTATTGGGGAAGAacgatttaaaatatatatcagAGAGGGCGTTTGATGGGTTATCCCAACTCCGAAAGTTGTCCCTCGATGATAATAAGCTGGCGTCGCTTCCCTCCGGTTTGTTCGAGGGAGTGAGGGGTCTGAGCTCCCTAGACCTGCGTTCGAACGAGCTCCACGCGTTAACTTTCGACAACATCAAGCCCATATTGGATAATTTGAAGCCTTCAGGCAGCAATTTACTCTTGGAAG AAAACAACTTCGTTTGCGACTGTAGACTGAAGTGGATGCATTCACTACGAAACGAGACGCTGAGTCAGAACACGAAAGATTCCTTGGAAGGCGTCACATGCAAGATGGACCCCCCTATAGTCAGCTCCGCATACAACAAAATACCAGAAGAGAACAGCCATATTAACCAAGATAACATTTACAATGGAAATTCGGTAGAAACGTTTGCTAAAACAAATACAACAGATAAGAAAATGGATGAATACAAAGATGCACTTAACGATATTAGCGCAAAGAAAGGTATTAAAAGAAATGTGCTGAAAATACCACCAGAAACGTTACCTTGTCCTGCAGAAACAAGGAAGACCACTGAACTACCACATTTTATAGTAGATCCAGTTATCCCAATCCAAAACGAAATGAAAACCTTTAGGTTTCAAGAGATGAATGGAACTGGAAACATGTCCGTGGCACTGAGCTTGGTATTATGGAGTTTTTGCTTTGTGTTCTTCTTCACTTAG